In Castanea sativa cultivar Marrone di Chiusa Pesio chromosome 6, ASM4071231v1, a single window of DNA contains:
- the LOC142639013 gene encoding transcription initiation factor TFIID subunit 11-like has translation MEPRQSVDPFEVAFKDVEELPPDSPTADSMDIEGQIQTPANVLTSPVVIAPAGTNASTGNNEDEDEDEEDDNVDINIRNISYKRDPDKAARTQAILSRFTEEQMERYEFFRRSRFKKSDMRKLLLSITGMRAVSEPMIVAVSATAKMFVGDIVETARVVMTDWKDSGPIRPCHIREAYRRLKLEGKVPRRSVPRLF, from the exons ATGGAACCAAGGCAATCTGTGGACCCGTTTGAGGTGGCATTTAAGGATGTAGAAGAATTGCCACCTGATTCCCCTACTGCTGATTCTATGGACATTGAAGGTCAAATCCAGACTCCCGCTAATGTGTTAACATCGCCGGTCGTGATAGCGCCCGCTGGGACTAATGCATCCACTGGCAAcaatgaagatgaggatgaggatgaagaGGATGATAATGTGGACATCAACATCAGAAATATTTCATATAAGAGAGACCCTGACAAAGCCGCCAGGACACA GGCTATCCTCTCACGATTCACAGAGGAACAGATGGAGAGGTATGAGTTCTTTCGGAGATCTCGATTTAAAAAATCCGACATGAGAAAG TTGTTACTGAGCATCACTGGAATGCGGGCAGTTTCCGAGCCAATGATAGTTGCAGTGTCAGCGACAGCAAAAATGTTTGTTGGTGATATTGTTGAGACTG CTAGAGTGGTTATGACTGACTGGAAGGATTCTGGGCCTATTCGGCCTTGTCACATTAGAGAAGCATATAGAAGACTAAAGCTTGAAGGCAAAGTACCAAGGAGATCAGTGCCAAGGCTCTTCTAG